The proteins below are encoded in one region of Hordeum vulgare subsp. vulgare chromosome 3H, MorexV3_pseudomolecules_assembly, whole genome shotgun sequence:
- the LOC123443268 gene encoding probable ubiquitin-conjugating enzyme E2 26 translates to MDTECRGPQPGGSSCWATGAAAWSSSQQKRQRCEGSSSDQVGSSTSASVQMSEPELPDIDYVENEEEDYYMDDDDDDDCDDDNGDDSEYEFDEADFNQQLADKFDDLDLPPGVEATVPWLQKLAANEEQDGASDELAEDEITKKYKAFQQFYTVEKFSDHHFANKSVGKTSREWTKRIQHDWKLLEKDLPASIFVRVAEDRMDLLRAAIIGPKGTPYHDGLFFFDAHFTSNYPSEPPLVYYHSGGLRLNPNLYNCGKVCLSLLGTWGGSGCEKWNSAHSTMLQVLVSIQALILNEKPYFNEPGYAGSANTATGQQHSIEYNKTTFLHSCRTMLYSLRRPPEHFGDLVAGHFRERGRTILAACKHYLEGNMVGSEVPEEEEPEYNAYGPSSSSSSSSSNVPKKQDVMRVDPMGRRTQFSDSLKTLFEDLLMEFNVKGADTRKFLEEKVKKNLPAA, encoded by the exons ATGGACACCGA GTGCCGCGGACCGCAGCCGGGCGGCTCGTCCTGCTGGGCGACGGGCGCGGCGGCTTGGAGTTCATCGCAGCAGAAGCGCCAGCGATGCGAG GGTTCTTCCAGCGACCAAGTTGGATCCAGCACAAGCGCTTCTGTGCAAATGTCTGAACCAGAGCTACCAGATATCGACTACGTAGAAAATGAGGAAGAGGATTACTatatggatgatgatgatgatgatgattgtgaTGATGACAACGGCGATGACTCTGAATATGAATTCGATGAAGCTGACTTTAATCAGCAGCTTGCTGATAAATTTGATGATTTAGATCTGCCTCCAGGTGTGGAGGCAACTGTACCTTGGCTTCAGAAACTTGCAGCCAATGAAGAGCAGGATGGAGCGTCAGATGAGTTAGCTGAGGATGAAATTACAAAGAAATATAAGGCATTTCAACAATTCTACACTGTTGAAAAATTCTCTGACCACCATTTTGCTAATAAGTCAGTGGGAAAG ACAAGCCGGGAATGGACAAAGAGAATTCAACATGACTGGAAACTTTTGGAGAAAGATCTACCAG CTTCTATCTTTGTCCGTGTTGCTGAAGATAGAATGGATCTTCTTAGGGCTGCAATTATTGGCCCTAAGGGAACACCCTACCATGATGGCCTCTTCTTCTTCGATGCACATTTTACCTCTAATTATCCTTCTGAGCCTCCG TTGGTGTATTACCATTCTGGAGGGCTTCGACTTAATCCGAACTTGTATAATTGTGGAAAAGTCTGCCTTAGCCTTCTTGGTACCTGGGGTGGCAGTGGTTGCGAGAAGTGGAACTCAGCTCACTCAACCATGCTGCAGGTGCTTGTGTCCATTCAGGCTCTCATTTTGAATGAGAAGCCATACTTCAATGAGCCGGGATATGCAGGCTCTGCGAATACCGCAACTGGACAACAGCATTCTATAGAGTATAACAAGACCACATTTCTGCACTCCTGTAGGACTATGCTGTATTCACTTAGAAGGCCTCCGGAG CACTTTGGAGACCTTGTCGCCGGCCACTTCCGGGAACGTGGACGCACCATTCTGGCAGCATGCAAACACTACCTAGAGGGTAATATGGTTGGATCGGAGGTCCCTGAAGAGGAAGAACCGGAATAcaatgcctatggaccatccagcagcagcagcagcagcagcagcaacgtaCCAAAGAAGCAAGATGTGATGAGGGTGGATCCTATGGGTAGGCGCACTCAGTTCAGCGACAGCCTCAAGACGCTGTTTGAAGATCTTCTGATGGAGTTCAACGTGAAGGGCGCTGACACTAGGAAGTTCCTGGaagagaaggtgaagaagaacCTGCCCGCAGCCTGA